From a region of the Paenibacillus sp. FSL R10-2734 genome:
- a CDS encoding M20 family metallo-hydrolase, with the protein MNDSRVQASTQKLLELLEELAAFTAPGLGVTRLLYTEEWGRAQTFLQGKMAGFGLKVTTDKVGNVFGRLMGRSPEQKVILTGSHIDTVVNGGKYDGAYGIAAAMIALQDLQKNFGQPQRTLEVVSFCEEEGSRFPLAYWGSGHVTERYDGSEAENCMDADRISLQAAMAAFSFSQSVTDTDGNISKSTGARNDIDAFVELHIEQGIILETTDTQIGVVQGIVGQRRYMVKVSGVANHAGTTPMLMRQDALASAVEMLYVLEGAAKAAGAPLVATSGKLEVYPNTPNVIPGEVLFALDIRHSEEEELECFCAKILSLYHEIAAERGVTLEVIPVLHTLPAPMDTKLSTALEEICLEQGKTYRMMVSGAGHDAQLFAPRCPTAMIFVPSRAGISHSPEEYSSPEQLAAGLEVLTAMLYELAY; encoded by the coding sequence ATGAATGATTCCAGAGTTCAAGCATCGACTCAGAAGCTGCTGGAGCTGCTGGAGGAGCTGGCGGCATTCACCGCACCCGGGCTGGGAGTTACTAGATTGCTATACACGGAGGAATGGGGGCGGGCACAGACTTTTTTGCAGGGAAAAATGGCTGGGTTCGGCTTAAAGGTTACCACGGATAAGGTTGGCAATGTCTTTGGTCGCCTGATGGGACGTAGTCCGGAGCAAAAGGTTATTTTAACCGGATCTCATATCGATACCGTGGTCAATGGCGGAAAATATGACGGTGCCTATGGGATCGCTGCTGCTATGATTGCGCTTCAAGATTTGCAGAAGAATTTTGGTCAACCGCAGCGAACGCTTGAGGTCGTATCTTTTTGTGAAGAAGAGGGGAGTCGATTTCCCCTTGCTTATTGGGGCTCCGGCCATGTCACGGAAAGGTATGACGGAAGCGAGGCCGAGAACTGTATGGATGCAGATCGGATATCTCTACAGGCAGCTATGGCAGCATTCAGCTTTTCGCAAAGCGTAACGGATACGGATGGGAATATCTCTAAGAGTACAGGAGCCAGAAATGATATTGACGCTTTTGTGGAGCTGCACATCGAGCAGGGAATTATTCTGGAGACAACAGACACGCAGATAGGCGTAGTTCAGGGGATTGTCGGACAGAGACGTTATATGGTCAAGGTCAGTGGTGTGGCTAATCATGCTGGCACAACTCCGATGTTGATGCGGCAGGATGCATTGGCCAGTGCAGTAGAAATGCTGTATGTACTAGAAGGTGCTGCTAAAGCAGCAGGTGCACCTCTTGTGGCAACCTCGGGCAAGCTTGAGGTATATCCGAATACGCCAAATGTGATCCCGGGTGAGGTTCTTTTTGCATTAGATATTCGCCACAGCGAAGAGGAGGAACTGGAGTGTTTCTGTGCGAAGATTTTATCGCTATATCATGAAATCGCCGCAGAACGTGGGGTAACCTTGGAGGTTATTCCGGTGCTCCATACACTCCCTGCACCTATGGATACGAAGCTATCTACAGCGCTGGAAGAGATCTGCCTGGAACAGGGCAAAACCTACCGCATGATGGTCAGTGGAGCGGGGCATGATGCCCAGCTGTTTGCGCCGCGTTGCCCCACTGCGATGATCTTTGTGCCAAGTCGTGCGGGTATCAGCCATTCACCGGAAGAGTATAGCTCTCCCGAACAGCTTGCTGCTGGGCTTGAGGTGCTGACTGCGATGTTATACGAGTTAGCTTATTAA
- a CDS encoding FAD binding domain-containing protein, translated as MGVLREEDERLPDVIQPRSLHEAWERKMALGDSARYVAGGTLLRTGWENGTALMPKQLIDLRQISGLADITLTEFHLSLGALVPLSECRSNEYLGAVAPALQEAVRCIAAPSVRNLATIGGNIASGFGDILPALLVYEAELISYDGKFMTGLPLIEWLNNHWSGMKAASDLVAGIRLSPARLENPLTDRLEIFHKVGRREAFTPSLVTVAISASIDTEHRFHEVRIVAGGGSGRPQRLSRAEAMLEDLVYTEALLPALYEVVEDSFDTYSDPFATDLYKKKTAGNLVVSELWKAMNIRS; from the coding sequence ATGGGAGTTTTACGGGAAGAGGATGAAAGGCTACCTGATGTAATTCAGCCCCGCAGCCTGCACGAAGCTTGGGAGAGGAAAATGGCGCTCGGGGACAGTGCCCGATATGTCGCGGGAGGGACACTGCTGAGAACAGGGTGGGAAAATGGAACGGCGCTAATGCCCAAACAGCTGATTGATCTCAGGCAAATTTCAGGTCTCGCGGACATCACTTTAACGGAATTTCACTTATCTCTGGGCGCTCTTGTTCCACTTTCTGAGTGCCGCAGCAATGAGTATTTGGGGGCAGTGGCACCTGCGTTGCAAGAGGCCGTACGCTGTATAGCTGCACCGTCGGTGCGTAATCTCGCTACAATAGGTGGCAATATCGCTTCTGGCTTCGGTGATATTCTACCTGCGTTACTGGTCTATGAAGCTGAATTGATCTCCTATGACGGCAAATTTATGACGGGACTGCCTTTGATAGAGTGGCTAAACAATCACTGGAGTGGGATGAAAGCTGCGTCAGATCTTGTGGCTGGGATTCGCCTCTCGCCTGCTCGCCTAGAGAATCCGTTAACAGATAGGCTGGAAATCTTTCACAAGGTTGGCCGTAGAGAAGCTTTTACCCCTTCGCTTGTAACGGTAGCGATATCCGCATCGATCGATACAGAACATCGTTTCCACGAGGTTCGTATCGTAGCAGGTGGGGGCTCGGGGCGGCCGCAGCGACTAAGTAGAGCTGAAGCAATGCTTGAAGATTTGGTGTATACAGAGGCGCTGCTACCTGCTCTATATGAAGTGGTTGAGGACAGCTTTGACACGTATAGTGATCCCTTTGCCACAGACCTTTATAAGAAAAAGACTGCTGGGAACTTGGTTGTATCTGAGCTGTGGAAGGCTATGAATATAAGAAGTTAA
- the pucL gene encoding factor-independent urate hydroxylase, with amino-acid sequence MLEPINGRTMFYGKSDVLTYRTYAKPLTVTPVPESSFTGCDNIIFAHNITFAVTGEAFLPSFSEGDNSMVVATDSMKNFILRNTADYTGSTTEGLLQLLSSRFIDRYSHVTAVSVSADRLPFEQVMVPGSEGLRQSHLVLRHSNNESYSASLTVKRGEAGTEVVAHECRLKDLQLIKVSGSSFYGFVRDEYTTLPESFDRPLYIFLNINWTYNDVEHALDGDQGQYVAAEQIRDIAHSAFHELNSPSIQSLIYQIGLRVLSRFPQLATVSFESNNRTWETIVEPEEAKGGVFTEPRPPYGFQGFSVSRADLAGETA; translated from the coding sequence ATGCTGGAACCAATTAACGGACGTACAATGTTTTATGGAAAAAGCGATGTGCTAACCTATCGTACTTATGCTAAGCCGCTGACCGTTACCCCTGTTCCCGAATCTTCCTTTACGGGCTGCGACAACATTATATTCGCGCATAATATTACATTCGCTGTTACGGGCGAAGCGTTTCTTCCTTCTTTTTCAGAGGGGGATAATTCTATGGTGGTAGCTACCGACTCTATGAAAAATTTCATCCTGCGCAATACCGCCGACTACACCGGCAGCACAACGGAAGGATTATTACAGCTTCTAAGCAGCCGTTTTATCGATAGATACAGTCATGTCACTGCGGTTTCGGTTTCCGCTGATCGATTACCTTTTGAACAGGTAATGGTGCCCGGGAGTGAGGGGCTTAGGCAGAGTCATTTAGTGCTGCGGCACTCCAATAATGAATCCTACTCAGCTTCGCTGACTGTAAAACGTGGAGAGGCTGGAACTGAGGTTGTCGCTCATGAATGCCGATTGAAGGATTTACAGCTAATAAAAGTGAGCGGAAGCTCGTTTTATGGATTTGTCCGAGATGAATATACGACATTACCAGAGAGCTTTGACCGTCCGCTTTATATTTTTCTCAATATTAACTGGACCTACAATGATGTCGAGCACGCTTTGGATGGAGATCAAGGTCAATATGTGGCTGCGGAGCAGATTCGTGATATCGCCCATAGCGCTTTTCATGAGCTGAACAGTCCATCGATCCAATCGTTGATTTATCAAATCGGACTGCGCGTGTTATCCCGTTTCCCTCAATTGGCTACAGTCTCGTTTGAGTCCAATAACCGGACTTGGGAAACGATTGTTGAGCCTGAAGAGGCTAAAGGTGGAGTGTTCACCGAACCTCGTCCACCCTATGGTTTTCAGGGTTTTTCTGTTAGTCGTGCTGATTTGGCTGGAGAAACAGCGTAA
- the pucD gene encoding xanthine dehydrogenase subunit D codes for MLLNKESSGSRWRTRPDGEGKVSGKLQYLTDMRAEGMLIGRVLRSGQAHARILSVRIEKAIEVLGVHAVITHEDVPGLNGFGIALPHQPVFCSDRVRYTGDAIAAVAAETDEIAEYALSLIEVDYELLPLLEDPEEAMKKDTILLHAEGNVLHHTEYRKGEPEAVFKDCCHVVEETYYTPRQMHTYMETEGGLFIPEANGRLTVYSATQHGLMDRMQLSRILGIPQEDIRVISSPIGGSFGGKDELNVQPYGALLALKTQRPIRLHNSRAESVRAGLKRHPMKITMKTGCDHEGNIKAHQVRIISDTGAYATLGAEVLNFATEHVMGPYIIDHVDVEGFAVYTNNGVSGEFRGFGGNQVIFALEGQIDRLAERLQIDPWEMRRRNLREYGDLGPLGQEIAQTDGAFQVWEALAGSPLMTEAESTDRGSGFVEPWIVTGTGAAIAMHGAGLGYGIPDPAGGRLSLTLDGRIEAVFGYEEFGQGLIATLEQMLIEQFGFAAEDLRIVIGDTDVVPDSGSSTASRSTSMMWMALKRLRPDFTARVLQAAATIKPELDIPEMNLGPNGIWQKDGGLLLTYKELAQSISEPIVCNTKFTYPTTPFKRVGAHFLYTYSAIAVRVEVNLLTGRVRVLDQYHAVAAGPVANPQGYLGQIEGGSSMAIGFTLSEDAVMSDGSYVTKNLDTYLVPTIADMNGSIHVQPIEDLPDHDTYGPRGIGEVGSVNLAPAVASAIFQAVGKRITKLPIDPEWLQSTPFIPQKAVNIHVEL; via the coding sequence ATGCTGCTGAATAAGGAATCCAGCGGGAGCCGTTGGCGTACACGACCCGACGGAGAGGGCAAGGTATCCGGTAAGCTGCAGTATTTGACCGACATGAGGGCGGAAGGTATGTTGATCGGCCGCGTGCTCCGCAGTGGGCAGGCACATGCTCGTATTTTGTCCGTGCGTATTGAGAAGGCCATTGAAGTCCTTGGTGTACACGCAGTAATTACACATGAAGATGTGCCCGGACTTAACGGTTTTGGTATAGCCTTGCCGCATCAACCGGTATTTTGCAGTGATCGTGTGCGGTACACTGGCGATGCGATTGCGGCAGTAGCGGCAGAGACGGATGAAATTGCGGAATACGCCTTATCCCTTATCGAAGTGGATTATGAACTTCTACCACTGTTGGAGGACCCGGAAGAAGCGATGAAGAAGGATACAATCCTGCTGCATGCTGAGGGGAATGTGCTTCATCATACGGAATATCGTAAGGGAGAACCGGAAGCCGTATTTAAGGATTGCTGCCATGTAGTGGAGGAGACGTATTACACACCGCGCCAAATGCACACTTATATGGAGACTGAAGGCGGATTGTTTATCCCCGAAGCTAACGGACGCCTTACCGTATATTCAGCTACACAACATGGGCTGATGGATCGCATGCAGCTATCTAGAATTCTAGGTATTCCTCAAGAAGATATCCGAGTCATCTCGAGTCCCATCGGTGGGTCCTTTGGAGGAAAAGACGAACTGAATGTACAGCCGTATGGAGCGCTGCTAGCACTGAAGACTCAACGTCCAATAAGGCTGCATAATTCGAGAGCAGAATCGGTACGGGCAGGACTAAAACGTCATCCCATGAAAATCACCATGAAAACTGGCTGCGACCATGAAGGGAACATCAAGGCGCATCAGGTCAGAATTATTTCGGATACGGGAGCTTACGCAACGCTGGGAGCGGAGGTGCTCAACTTCGCGACAGAACATGTGATGGGCCCTTATATCATCGATCATGTGGATGTGGAAGGTTTTGCTGTATATACCAATAACGGTGTGTCTGGTGAATTTCGAGGATTTGGCGGCAATCAGGTGATATTCGCTTTGGAAGGACAAATCGATCGATTGGCTGAGCGATTGCAGATCGATCCATGGGAAATGCGTCGCCGCAATTTACGTGAATATGGTGATCTAGGGCCACTGGGTCAGGAAATTGCTCAAACCGATGGTGCCTTTCAGGTATGGGAAGCGCTGGCGGGTTCGCCGCTCATGACTGAGGCCGAGTCTACAGACAGAGGTTCAGGTTTCGTGGAACCATGGATCGTAACTGGAACGGGTGCTGCAATAGCAATGCATGGTGCAGGACTTGGTTATGGCATTCCAGATCCGGCGGGGGGACGGCTGTCTCTGACGCTAGATGGCAGGATCGAGGCGGTGTTTGGTTACGAGGAGTTTGGTCAGGGCTTAATCGCTACATTGGAACAAATGCTGATTGAACAGTTTGGCTTCGCAGCAGAGGATTTAAGGATAGTCATTGGTGATACGGATGTGGTGCCCGACAGTGGATCAAGTACAGCTTCACGTTCGACAAGCATGATGTGGATGGCTCTTAAACGGCTACGTCCAGACTTCACCGCTCGAGTGTTGCAGGCAGCTGCGACGATAAAGCCAGAGCTGGATATCCCTGAAATGAACCTCGGCCCTAACGGAATTTGGCAAAAAGACGGTGGTCTGCTTCTGACTTACAAGGAGCTGGCACAGAGTATTTCAGAACCCATTGTCTGTAATACGAAGTTTACTTACCCAACCACACCCTTTAAAAGAGTGGGTGCACATTTTCTATACACCTATTCCGCTATCGCGGTCCGCGTGGAAGTTAATTTGCTTACAGGTCGTGTTCGTGTATTGGACCAATATCATGCGGTAGCAGCGGGGCCGGTAGCTAATCCGCAAGGTTATCTCGGGCAGATCGAAGGCGGAAGCAGTATGGCGATAGGTTTCACCTTATCAGAGGATGCTGTAATGTCAGACGGCAGCTATGTCACCAAAAATTTAGACACCTACTTAGTGCCGACCATTGCCGACATGAATGGCAGCATTCATGTGCAGCCGATAGAGGATTTGCCGGATCATGATACGTATGGTCCTCGCGGTATTGGAGAGGTGGGATCCGTCAATTTAGCTCCGGCAGTTGCCTCGGCCATATTTCAGGCTGTAGGTAAACGGATAACTAAGCTGCCGATTGATCCCGAATGGCTGCAATCTACGCCGTTTATTCCACAAAAGGCGGTGAATATCCATGTGGAGCTATAA
- the uraH gene encoding hydroxyisourate hydrolase, which translates to MSGRLTTHVLDLSRGIPAVGLTLQLWKLTDGMSKLLCEEVTNSDGRLDAPLLEGSEIEAGCYELLFMVGDYYRRVDAKESAVGIGVTESSVDAKREMSFFLEQIPIRFHIGSSTDHYHVPLLVAPGGYSTYRGS; encoded by the coding sequence ATGAGCGGGCGTCTTACTACCCATGTGCTGGATTTGTCGCGGGGGATTCCTGCTGTAGGTCTGACACTTCAGCTCTGGAAGCTTACGGATGGAATGAGCAAGCTTCTGTGTGAAGAAGTCACGAACAGTGACGGGAGGCTGGATGCTCCACTGCTGGAGGGGAGTGAGATAGAAGCTGGCTGCTATGAGCTGCTGTTTATGGTCGGCGATTACTATCGTAGAGTTGATGCCAAAGAGTCGGCTGTTGGCATAGGAGTAACTGAAAGCTCAGTAGACGCTAAACGTGAGATGTCTTTTTTTCTAGAACAAATACCCATTCGCTTTCATATAGGAAGCTCTACAGACCACTACCATGTACCTTTGCTAGTTGCTCCTGGTGGGTACAGCACATATCGAGGAAGTTAG
- a CDS encoding (2Fe-2S)-binding protein, with the protein MWSYNPNSDLNEEKPDPASSEDAFAEERFTFKCNLNGKAVSREIPPSRRLLNVIREDLELTGTKRSCEIGRCGACMVLVDGHPVNSCLAMAYQCSGAEITTIEGLSEAGLHPVQRAFLEEGGFQCGYCTPGMVISVVALLDENPHPTQAEVEEALSGNICRCTGYGGIMRAVNKAIGG; encoded by the coding sequence ATGTGGAGCTATAATCCGAATTCGGATCTAAATGAGGAGAAGCCTGACCCAGCATCGTCTGAGGATGCTTTTGCAGAAGAGAGGTTCACCTTCAAGTGCAACCTCAACGGAAAAGCGGTATCCAGAGAGATTCCACCCTCCCGCCGGCTTTTAAATGTCATACGTGAAGATCTGGAGCTGACCGGAACGAAACGCTCTTGTGAGATTGGCCGCTGCGGAGCCTGTATGGTGCTCGTGGATGGGCATCCGGTGAATTCATGTCTGGCGATGGCCTATCAATGCTCAGGTGCCGAAATTACAACGATTGAAGGTCTTAGTGAGGCGGGGTTACATCCCGTTCAGCGTGCTTTTTTGGAAGAAGGTGGGTTCCAATGCGGTTATTGTACTCCAGGGATGGTCATCTCGGTGGTTGCTCTGCTGGATGAGAACCCACATCCTACTCAGGCTGAAGTGGAAGAAGCTTTATCTGGCAACATTTGTCGCTGTACAGGATACGGAGGCATCATGCGAGCTGTTAATAAAGCTATAGGAGGCTAA
- a CDS encoding allantoinase: protein MKEPYELVIKNGNVVLPDQVLKLDIAVSEGKIVALGEELSTAPLTKIIDAEGYYVLPGMIDMHVHFNEPALGHWEGFRSGSAALAAGGCTTYADMPLNGNPPTVNEAALHQKVSAAAGNSAVDYVLWGGLVPGNLVDLEALATAGVTGFKAFLSNPGGAGEGRFREVDEDTLYQGMQRIAALGGILALHAESEAITAVLTADAMRNGGSSARDFAACRPAEAELEAVSRALLYCERTGCRLHFVHISTAAAIEKIYEAKLRGLDVSAETCPHYLVLTESDMEDLGPVAKCAPPLRSAMEQEKLWEVLAQGKIDLIASDHSPCPTELKLQPELSFFEAWGGISGAQSSFELMFHEGVNVRGLPITLISRLLAGQPAKRFGIDHLKGTIALGLDADLVLLNPSTTYTLTAENLLYRHKHSPYIGRTLSCKVAATICRGDVVYTSEEGVITEGGGQWLRIRKEQYSL from the coding sequence TTGAAGGAGCCCTATGAACTTGTAATTAAAAACGGGAATGTAGTGCTGCCTGATCAGGTACTTAAGCTGGACATAGCTGTATCGGAGGGAAAGATTGTCGCACTGGGTGAGGAGCTTTCCACTGCACCACTGACCAAAATCATTGATGCTGAGGGGTACTATGTTCTCCCCGGTATGATTGATATGCATGTCCACTTTAATGAGCCAGCGCTGGGTCATTGGGAGGGGTTTCGTAGTGGATCGGCAGCTCTGGCAGCGGGTGGCTGCACAACGTATGCAGATATGCCACTTAACGGAAATCCACCCACTGTGAATGAGGCTGCACTCCATCAGAAGGTGAGTGCTGCGGCAGGCAACTCCGCCGTTGATTATGTGCTGTGGGGCGGACTTGTTCCCGGTAATCTAGTTGATTTGGAAGCTCTAGCAACGGCTGGTGTTACTGGATTTAAAGCTTTTCTCTCCAATCCCGGAGGGGCGGGCGAGGGAAGATTCCGCGAAGTGGATGAGGATACACTCTATCAAGGGATGCAGCGAATTGCTGCTTTGGGTGGAATTCTGGCCCTTCATGCCGAAAGTGAAGCTATCACGGCAGTGTTGACCGCAGATGCAATGCGTAATGGTGGAAGCAGCGCAAGAGATTTTGCGGCTTGTCGCCCTGCTGAGGCAGAGCTGGAGGCAGTGTCCAGGGCGCTGCTGTACTGTGAACGGACTGGATGTCGGTTGCATTTTGTCCATATCAGCACGGCTGCTGCCATTGAGAAAATCTATGAAGCCAAGCTACGAGGGCTGGATGTTTCGGCTGAAACATGCCCGCATTATCTGGTGCTTACTGAAAGTGATATGGAGGATCTAGGACCTGTTGCAAAATGTGCCCCTCCACTGCGAAGTGCGATGGAGCAGGAAAAGCTATGGGAAGTGCTAGCCCAAGGCAAAATTGACCTGATCGCTTCAGATCATTCTCCATGTCCGACGGAATTGAAGCTGCAACCGGAGTTGTCTTTTTTTGAGGCTTGGGGCGGAATCTCAGGTGCGCAAAGCAGCTTTGAGCTTATGTTTCATGAAGGTGTGAATGTCCGCGGTTTGCCCATTACCTTAATCTCTCGCCTGCTTGCCGGGCAACCCGCAAAACGCTTTGGAATAGATCATCTTAAAGGCACTATAGCTCTTGGTCTAGATGCCGATCTAGTTCTGCTGAACCCAAGCACAACCTATACGCTGACTGCTGAGAATTTGTTATATCGCCACAAGCACAGCCCATATATCGGAAGAACTCTGTCCTGCAAGGTCGCTGCTACGATATGTCGTGGGGATGTTGTCTATACCTCTGAAGAAGGAGTGATCACTGAGGGAGGTGGACAGTGGCTGCGAATTAGGAAGGAGCAGTACAGTCTATGA
- the uraD gene encoding 2-oxo-4-hydroxy-4-carboxy-5-ureidoimidazoline decarboxylase, with product MVISEYKFTLEEINAMSITDFVKHLGGIFEHSPWVAEEAFKQIPFHSIEHLHSTMMQTVLSADRSRMEGLLKAHPDLATRLQVTPLSALEQQGAGLDGLTTEEINLLNDLNKKYTDKFQFPFILAVRGKNKDDIISAIGARVERSPQEEWVQAFSEIGLITKFRLSDLIIHSS from the coding sequence ATGGTCATTTCTGAATACAAGTTTACGCTGGAAGAGATAAATGCCATGAGTATAACGGATTTTGTGAAGCATCTTGGGGGCATTTTTGAACATTCACCGTGGGTAGCAGAGGAGGCTTTTAAGCAGATCCCATTCCATTCTATAGAGCATTTGCATAGCACCATGATGCAGACCGTTCTGAGTGCTGACCGGAGCCGAATGGAGGGGCTATTAAAGGCTCACCCAGATCTGGCGACTAGGCTTCAGGTTACACCTTTGTCTGCATTAGAGCAGCAAGGAGCTGGATTGGATGGGCTAACAACGGAAGAAATTAATCTCTTGAATGATCTGAATAAAAAGTATACAGACAAATTTCAGTTCCCTTTTATTCTAGCGGTTCGTGGCAAAAACAAAGATGACATCATCAGCGCCATTGGAGCGCGAGTAGAACGGTCACCTCAGGAGGAATGGGTGCAAGCTTTTTCTGAGATCGGCCTAATTACGAAATTCCGCTTAAGTGATTTAATCATTCATTCATCATAA
- a CDS encoding ABC transporter permease: MDFTTQLLIAAISAGTPLLLATLGGILNERAGIIQLGAEGLMLMGAVTTCIVYIRSGNLLLALLATVAVTALLGLLHSFLCVTLRANQTMSGLAMTLFGSGLSAYLGKPISGIPLPGTSPKLHLAWLENVPVIGRIFGNMDYLTWFSLLLVLVLHLLIHRTSWGLHLRAVGDSPATADVMGIRVQLIRYSYVIIGAALIGLAGADMVLAYAPTWNEGLTAGRGWIAVGLVIFARWNPLRALFCAYFFGALDSLGFRIQLLGSAVPPYFLKMIPYLVTILVLMYLGYRNRNKPSGTPEALGVPYIREQRF, translated from the coding sequence ATGGATTTTACAACACAGCTACTCATTGCCGCTATTTCCGCAGGAACCCCGCTGCTGCTGGCTACTCTGGGGGGCATTTTAAATGAACGCGCCGGCATTATACAGCTTGGAGCTGAAGGACTGATGCTGATGGGAGCGGTCACCACTTGTATCGTGTATATTCGCTCCGGAAACCTGTTGCTAGCTCTGCTGGCTACCGTAGCTGTAACGGCTCTACTTGGTTTGCTGCATTCTTTTCTCTGTGTGACCTTGCGGGCGAATCAAACGATGTCCGGTCTTGCGATGACCTTGTTTGGTAGTGGGTTGAGCGCTTATCTAGGTAAGCCGATCAGCGGTATTCCTTTGCCGGGAACATCCCCTAAGCTGCATCTGGCTTGGCTCGAGAATGTTCCGGTCATCGGTCGGATATTCGGAAATATGGACTATCTGACCTGGTTTAGCCTGCTGTTGGTACTCGTTCTGCATTTGCTAATTCACCGTACTTCGTGGGGTCTGCATTTGCGGGCAGTCGGAGACAGTCCGGCTACCGCAGATGTAATGGGGATCCGTGTGCAGCTTATCCGCTACAGCTATGTGATCATCGGCGCTGCTCTTATCGGTCTGGCCGGAGCGGATATGGTATTGGCTTACGCGCCAACCTGGAATGAAGGGCTGACAGCCGGTCGAGGCTGGATTGCGGTAGGGCTAGTGATTTTCGCCAGATGGAATCCGCTGCGTGCCTTGTTCTGTGCCTACTTTTTCGGGGCATTAGATTCACTTGGTTTCCGTATTCAACTGCTGGGTAGTGCGGTTCCACCCTATTTTCTCAAAATGATTCCGTATCTTGTGACCATCCTGGTCCTGATGTACCTGGGGTACCGCAATCGCAATAAACCATCCGGTACACCGGAAGCACTCGGAGTTCCTTATATTCGGGAACAAAGGTTTTAA